In Devosia sp. 1566, a single genomic region encodes these proteins:
- a CDS encoding electron transfer flavoprotein subunit beta/FixA family protein produces MKILVAVKRVVDHNVRIRVRPDGSGVETAGVRMSMNPFCKHAVEAAVQLAEKVADSEIVVVSIGPKPATDVILTALAMGAHRGVLIQTDAELETLAIAKLLAKVVAEEQPDLVLLGKQAVDDDSNHVGQMLAALLDWPQATFASAINPTGDGLEVTREVDWGRETVALPLPAVVTADLRLNTPRNAALPMVMKARSKPLAVRPVEDFGVDVTPRLRVDSVSPPPDRAAGKTVGNVADLARLIADDVADLEAL; encoded by the coding sequence ATGAAGATCCTTGTCGCCGTAAAGCGTGTTGTTGATCACAATGTTCGTATTCGCGTCCGCCCCGATGGATCGGGCGTGGAAACCGCTGGCGTGCGCATGTCGATGAACCCCTTTTGCAAGCACGCGGTGGAAGCGGCAGTGCAACTGGCGGAGAAGGTGGCAGATAGCGAAATCGTTGTGGTCTCGATCGGTCCCAAGCCCGCGACCGACGTGATCCTGACCGCCCTCGCCATGGGCGCCCATCGCGGCGTGCTGATCCAGACCGATGCCGAGCTCGAAACCCTCGCCATCGCCAAATTGCTGGCCAAGGTCGTGGCCGAAGAGCAACCCGATCTCGTGCTGCTGGGCAAGCAGGCAGTGGATGACGACAGCAATCATGTCGGGCAGATGCTGGCGGCCCTGCTGGACTGGCCGCAGGCCACTTTCGCTTCGGCCATCAACCCGACTGGCGACGGACTTGAAGTGACGCGTGAAGTGGACTGGGGCCGTGAAACCGTGGCGCTGCCGCTGCCGGCAGTAGTGACGGCCGATCTGCGCCTCAATACGCCGCGCAATGCGGCGCTGCCCATGGTGATGAAGGCGCGCAGCAAGCCGCTGGCGGTGCGCCCTGTGGAAGACTTCGGCGTCGACGTGACGCCGCGCCTGCGCGTTGACAGCGTGTCGCCCCCGCCTGATCGCGCTGCTGGCAAGACCGTGGGCAATGTTGCCGACCTCGCCCGGCTCATTGCCGATGACGTTGCCGATCTGGAGGCGCTGTGA
- a CDS encoding electron transfer flavoprotein subunit alpha/FixB family protein: MPVLVLAEHDLGLLSPATARLVGAVCELGAVDLLVLGEGVDQVALDGARLLGVNRVLVGQGADLAAGLPDSIVPLLAGLAPQYTYIVAAAAAAGRDLMPRLAAKLDLMPITDVVSIQAPNRFVRPIYAGNALQTVVSDQKQNLLTLRASAFRPAGFGDAAPIEPLPHAPVASAARIIAAHRTESDSPDLSTAQIVVGGGVSVGSAEGFKLIEQLAITLGAAVGATRAAVDAGYAPNDWQVGQTGKIIAPDLYIAVGISGALQHLAGIQGAKRIIAINSDPEAPLSKMADAVLVGDLFTIVPALIAELDRLGVKR; encoded by the coding sequence ATGCCCGTTCTGGTTCTGGCCGAGCATGATCTCGGACTGCTCTCACCCGCTACGGCGCGTCTCGTTGGGGCAGTGTGCGAGTTGGGTGCGGTGGACCTGCTGGTTTTGGGCGAAGGGGTGGACCAGGTGGCGCTGGATGGCGCGCGCCTTCTTGGCGTCAATCGCGTGCTGGTGGGGCAGGGCGCCGATCTGGCAGCGGGCCTGCCCGACAGCATCGTCCCGTTGCTGGCGGGCCTGGCGCCACAATACACCTATATTGTCGCCGCCGCCGCGGCCGCTGGCCGGGACCTGATGCCGCGCCTTGCGGCCAAGCTCGACCTGATGCCGATCACCGATGTGGTGTCCATCCAGGCGCCCAACCGCTTTGTGCGGCCCATCTATGCCGGCAACGCGCTTCAAACGGTGGTGTCCGACCAGAAGCAGAACCTTTTGACGCTGCGCGCTTCCGCATTCCGTCCGGCCGGGTTCGGGGACGCCGCCCCGATCGAGCCGCTGCCACACGCGCCGGTGGCGTCGGCGGCGCGGATCATTGCGGCACACCGCACCGAAAGCGACTCACCCGACCTTTCCACGGCGCAGATCGTGGTGGGCGGCGGCGTGTCGGTGGGTTCGGCCGAAGGCTTCAAGCTCATCGAGCAGCTCGCCATAACGCTGGGCGCTGCCGTTGGCGCGACGCGCGCGGCGGTGGATGCAGGCTACGCACCTAATGACTGGCAGGTGGGGCAAACCGGCAAGATCATCGCGCCGGACCTTTATATTGCCGTCGGCATTTCGGGGGCCTTGCAGCACCTGGCGGGCATTCAGGGCGCCAAGCGCATCATCGCCATCAACAGCGATCCCGAAGCGCCGCTGTCCAAAATGGCCGATGCGGTGCTGGTGGGCGATCTCTTCACGATCGTGCCCGCGCTCATCGCCGAACTCGACCGTCTCGGCGTCAAGCGCTGA
- a CDS encoding 2-hydroxyacid dehydrogenase, whose protein sequence is MTIEILQTKKLLASCEAALAERFTVHKLHEVQEPERFLNEVGPRIRAHAGSDVNADLIAKLPNLEIIAGFGVGTDNIDLAAAKAAGVRVTNTPDVLNDAVAELTIGMMIALARRIPQADQFVRAGKWPAGNMGLFTELTGKTVGILGLGRIGKEIATRAQAMKMRVVYHGRKRQEKEPYVFYPDLLEMARDIDWLVIIAPGGKGTNRIVSREVLEALGPKGMLVNVARGPLIDEPAMIELLSNGKLGGAALDVFENEPEVPEALLKLENVVLSPHQGSATHQTRDAMGALLVANLDAHFAGEPLLSAVV, encoded by the coding sequence AAATTCTGCAAACCAAGAAGCTGCTGGCCAGCTGCGAAGCGGCTCTTGCTGAACGGTTTACCGTGCATAAACTGCACGAAGTTCAGGAACCTGAACGCTTTCTGAACGAGGTTGGACCCCGCATTCGGGCCCACGCCGGCAGCGATGTAAATGCCGACCTCATCGCCAAATTGCCCAATCTGGAAATCATCGCCGGCTTCGGTGTTGGCACCGACAATATCGATCTTGCGGCAGCCAAGGCGGCTGGGGTGCGGGTGACCAATACGCCCGATGTGCTCAATGATGCCGTGGCCGAACTCACCATCGGCATGATGATTGCGCTGGCCCGCCGCATTCCGCAGGCTGACCAGTTCGTGCGGGCGGGAAAATGGCCGGCGGGCAATATGGGCCTGTTCACCGAACTGACCGGCAAGACCGTCGGTATTCTGGGGCTGGGGCGAATCGGCAAGGAGATCGCCACCCGGGCGCAGGCGATGAAGATGCGGGTGGTTTATCACGGCCGCAAGCGGCAGGAGAAAGAGCCCTATGTGTTCTATCCCGACCTGCTGGAGATGGCCCGCGATATTGACTGGCTGGTGATCATCGCGCCGGGCGGCAAAGGCACCAACCGGATCGTGTCGCGCGAAGTGCTCGAAGCGCTAGGCCCCAAGGGCATGCTGGTCAATGTCGCGCGCGGCCCCCTCATCGATGAGCCCGCCATGATCGAGCTGCTGTCGAACGGCAAGCTGGGCGGTGCAGCGCTGGATGTGTTCGAGAACGAACCTGAGGTGCCCGAGGCGCTGCTGAAGCTCGAAAATGTCGTGCTCTCGCCCCATCAGGGCAGTGCCACTCATCAGACGCGCGATGCGATGGGCGCGCTGCTGGTGGCCAACCTCGATGCCCATTTTGCCGGCGAGCCGCTGCTGAGCGCCGTCGTTTGA
- a CDS encoding DUF3072 domain-containing protein: MSTTNPKVADAPNSNLQKDPDDWTTGDDPMTGAQASYLKTLSEQASDPDAFAEDLSKAEASKRIDALREKLGL, encoded by the coding sequence ATGTCCACGACCAATCCCAAAGTTGCCGACGCCCCCAATTCCAATCTTCAGAAGGACCCTGATGATTGGACCACAGGGGACGACCCGATGACGGGCGCACAGGCGTCCTATCTCAAGACGCTAAGCGAGCAGGCCAGCGATCCCGATGCCTTTGCCGAGGATCTGAGCAAGGCGGAGGCCTCCAAGCGCATCGACGCGTTGCGCGAAAAGCTCGGGCTTTAA
- a CDS encoding ABC transporter ATP-binding protein — MPLLEVRGLSIAFGQTEVVKNVSFALEPGERFGIIGESGSGKTLTALGITGLLPIGATLTGTIHLDGTPLPTAERPMARLRGKRFGMVFQEPMTALNPLMRIGRQIEEAVELNEANTSAATAVPQLLAEVGLLPEHARRYPHQLSGGQRQRAMIAMALASEPDLLIADEPTSALDLVTQRRVLELIAQICERRHMALLFISHDLKAVAALCSRVMVMHRGVVVEQGTTGAVLGAPQQDYTRRLVAASRLDVVGPNRAPLGETLLEVAAVSRDYRGNGLWPWAAKPLRALHEVSFTLRSGECLALVGPSGCGKTTLARIIAGLDSASDGEVRLGGKPYHGRDLPRALRADISLVFQDPFGSFNPHLTIGQSVGEPLRLRPELGLVQRTERLHEAITAVGLSPEMLERYPHEFSGGQRQRLAIARALVTRPKLLVLDEPVSALDVSVRGEVLNLLARLQAEFGLTYLLISHDLDMVRAMADRVMVMEAGRIVEQGEPKAIFEHPQHRLTQELVGARLPELGAGALLA, encoded by the coding sequence ATGCCCTTGCTTGAGGTGCGCGGGTTATCAATCGCCTTCGGCCAAACCGAGGTGGTCAAAAACGTCAGCTTTGCTCTGGAGCCGGGCGAACGCTTTGGCATCATCGGAGAAAGTGGATCTGGCAAAACCCTGACGGCCCTCGGGATAACTGGCCTGCTGCCCATAGGCGCCACACTGACAGGCACCATCCACCTCGATGGCACCCCCTTGCCCACCGCCGAACGCCCGATGGCGCGACTGCGCGGCAAACGCTTCGGCATGGTGTTCCAGGAGCCGATGACCGCGCTTAACCCTCTGATGCGCATCGGTCGCCAGATCGAGGAAGCTGTTGAACTAAACGAGGCCAACACGAGTGCGGCAACCGCCGTGCCCCAGCTCTTGGCCGAGGTGGGCCTTCTGCCCGAGCACGCCCGTCGGTATCCGCATCAGTTGTCGGGTGGACAGCGGCAGCGCGCCATGATCGCCATGGCGCTCGCGAGCGAACCCGATTTGCTGATTGCCGATGAGCCCACTTCCGCCCTCGATCTCGTCACTCAGCGCCGCGTGCTCGAACTGATCGCCCAGATCTGCGAGCGACGGCACATGGCCTTGCTGTTTATCAGCCATGATCTGAAGGCGGTTGCGGCGCTTTGCTCGCGCGTGATGGTGATGCATCGCGGCGTGGTTGTGGAACAGGGAACCACGGGGGCGGTGTTGGGCGCCCCGCAACAAGACTACACCCGTCGCCTGGTGGCTGCGTCACGCCTCGACGTGGTCGGCCCCAACCGGGCCCCGCTCGGTGAAACCCTGCTGGAGGTTGCAGCCGTCAGTCGCGACTACCGCGGCAATGGGCTTTGGCCATGGGCGGCCAAGCCCCTACGGGCGCTGCACGAGGTTTCTTTCACGCTTCGCAGCGGCGAATGCCTGGCTCTGGTCGGTCCTTCCGGCTGCGGCAAAACCACCCTCGCCCGCATCATTGCGGGCCTCGATAGTGCCAGCGACGGGGAAGTGCGGCTTGGCGGCAAGCCTTATCACGGCCGCGACCTGCCCCGGGCGTTGCGGGCTGACATTTCCCTGGTGTTCCAGGATCCCTTCGGCAGCTTCAATCCGCATCTCACCATCGGGCAATCCGTTGGTGAGCCGTTGCGGCTGCGGCCTGAACTTGGCCTCGTGCAACGCACTGAACGCCTGCACGAAGCCATCACTGCCGTTGGCCTGTCCCCTGAAATGCTCGAGCGCTACCCGCATGAATTTTCGGGCGGACAGCGCCAGCGCCTCGCCATCGCGCGCGCCCTCGTCACCCGGCCCAAGCTGCTGGTGCTCGATGAACCGGTGTCAGCCCTCGATGTGTCGGTGCGCGGGGAAGTGCTGAACCTGCTTGCGCGGTTGCAGGCCGAGTTCGGGCTGACTTATCTCCTGATCAGCCATGACCTCGATATGGTCCGCGCCATGGCGGACCGGGTCATGGTGATGGAGGCCGGTCGCATCGTTGAACAGGGCGAGCCGAAGGCGATCTTCGAGCACCCCCAGCACCGCCTGACGCAGGAGTTGGTCGGCGCTCGCCTGCCCGAGCTTGGGGCCGGCGCGCTCCTCGCTTAA
- a CDS encoding AbrB family transcriptional regulator: MGKAGGTSPADPLELWWRPRILGLTLLTLTLSALGGLGATALGLPGGWIMGGSLAVTVAAMIGLPVRMPVRLRDIAFVLIGMSMGTTVASDSLSLLASWPISLTGLVLEMVLIIALTGWMLVRVFKLDPGTAYLGSIPGHLSFIMGIASAGVGDARQIVIIQVIRLLMLTICVPIGAMFLPVEHFGSAAPTTTLSWGELLALAAACVALGLVFMRLGVPAAMVMGPMALATAAKLGGLYSGAMPEPLVIIAFVLTGALIGSRFAGITRQEFMQAALGGLIATAMTVGIVTVVSFGVSRLVDMPFGQIWIGLSPGALEGMGALGVALSFDAAFIAAHHMIRLLLLSFVIPLLVVLIRRRQGLSEGAATAATLPPAQG; encoded by the coding sequence TTGGGTAAAGCTGGCGGAACGAGCCCTGCCGATCCGCTAGAGCTCTGGTGGCGGCCCCGCATCCTGGGGCTGACCCTCCTGACCCTTACCCTGTCCGCCTTAGGCGGCTTGGGGGCGACCGCGCTGGGCCTGCCCGGCGGCTGGATCATGGGCGGCTCATTGGCGGTGACTGTCGCGGCGATGATCGGCCTGCCCGTGCGCATGCCCGTCCGCTTGCGCGACATCGCCTTTGTGCTGATCGGCATGTCGATGGGCACAACCGTGGCCAGCGACAGCCTGTCGCTGCTCGCCAGCTGGCCGATCAGCCTTACGGGCCTCGTGCTCGAAATGGTGCTGATCATCGCGCTCACCGGCTGGATGCTGGTGCGCGTGTTCAAACTCGATCCGGGCACGGCGTATCTCGGTTCCATTCCCGGGCATCTGTCCTTCATCATGGGGATCGCTTCGGCCGGCGTCGGCGACGCCCGCCAGATCGTCATCATCCAGGTCATCCGGCTGCTGATGCTGACGATCTGTGTGCCGATCGGCGCCATGTTCCTGCCGGTGGAGCATTTTGGCAGCGCTGCCCCGACAACAACCCTGAGCTGGGGCGAGCTGCTGGCCCTCGCCGCCGCTTGCGTGGCGTTGGGGCTCGTCTTCATGCGCCTCGGCGTTCCCGCAGCCATGGTCATGGGGCCGATGGCCCTGGCGACTGCGGCCAAGCTTGGCGGGCTTTATAGCGGCGCCATGCCTGAGCCGCTGGTGATCATCGCTTTTGTGCTGACAGGGGCGCTGATCGGCTCGCGCTTTGCGGGCATCACCCGGCAAGAGTTCATGCAGGCCGCCCTTGGCGGGCTGATCGCCACGGCGATGACCGTCGGCATCGTCACCGTCGTCTCTTTCGGAGTGAGCCGGCTGGTGGACATGCCCTTCGGGCAGATCTGGATCGGCCTGTCGCCGGGCGCGCTCGAAGGTATGGGGGCTCTGGGTGTGGCGCTCAGCTTCGACGCCGCCTTTATCGCGGCCCACCACATGATCCGCCTGCTGCTGCTGAGCTTTGTCATCCCGCTGCTCGTCGTGCTGATCCGGCGGCGCCAGGGGCTCAGCGAGGGAGCGGCGACAGCAGCAACGCTGCCGCCGGCTCAGGGCTAG
- a CDS encoding amino acid aminotransferase: MFETLSKAPGDKILALMGEYAADPRTDKIDLGVGVYKDETGTTPIMSAVRKAEERILAAGTTKTYLGIAGNKGFGAAVLDLALGDAVERSRVRIAQAPGGTGSLWVLMQLINRARPGATVWGSDPTWPNHNPIAENAGLTVKKYPYFDTQTRGVKFDAMLATLDGLGPQDIVLLHGCCHNPTGANLSNEQWDAVAASLARTGALPFIDLAYLGFGDGLAEDAYGTRKVLAAVPEALVAFSGSKNFGLYRERIGAAILVARDAAHADIANSQLLNIIRGAYSQPPDHGAEIIRTILEDAQLRAEWETELNEMRARMIRLREKLADAIRQKSNSEDFDFIARHRGMFSLLGLDNATVEHVKAARGVYMIGDSRINVAGIPEDRVDDLAHALLAGTK; the protein is encoded by the coding sequence ATGTTCGAGACCCTTTCCAAGGCCCCTGGCGACAAGATTTTGGCGCTGATGGGCGAGTATGCCGCCGATCCGCGCACTGACAAGATCGACCTCGGCGTCGGCGTCTACAAGGACGAAACCGGTACCACCCCGATCATGTCCGCGGTGCGCAAAGCCGAAGAGCGCATTCTGGCGGCAGGCACCACCAAAACCTATCTCGGCATTGCCGGCAACAAGGGCTTTGGCGCCGCGGTGCTGGACCTGGCGTTGGGTGATGCGGTGGAACGCTCGCGCGTGCGCATCGCGCAGGCTCCCGGCGGCACCGGCTCGCTCTGGGTGCTGATGCAGCTGATCAACCGGGCCCGTCCGGGTGCCACCGTGTGGGGCTCGGACCCGACCTGGCCCAACCACAACCCCATCGCCGAAAATGCCGGGCTGACGGTCAAGAAGTACCCCTATTTCGATACGCAGACGCGCGGCGTGAAGTTCGATGCCATGCTGGCCACGCTTGATGGCCTGGGGCCGCAGGATATCGTGCTGCTGCATGGCTGCTGCCACAACCCGACCGGCGCCAACCTTTCCAACGAGCAGTGGGACGCGGTGGCCGCGAGCCTTGCCCGCACTGGCGCATTGCCCTTTATCGATCTCGCCTATCTCGGCTTTGGCGATGGCCTTGCTGAAGACGCCTATGGCACCCGCAAGGTGCTGGCAGCAGTGCCCGAGGCCCTCGTCGCATTTTCCGGCTCCAAGAACTTTGGCCTTTATCGCGAGCGCATCGGCGCGGCGATCCTTGTGGCCCGTGATGCCGCACACGCCGATATCGCCAATTCCCAGCTGCTCAACATCATCCGTGGCGCTTATTCCCAGCCGCCCGATCATGGCGCCGAGATCATCCGCACCATCCTCGAGGATGCGCAGCTGCGCGCGGAATGGGAAACCGAGCTCAACGAGATGCGCGCCCGCATGATCCGGCTGCGCGAGAAGTTGGCCGACGCCATCCGCCAGAAGAGCAATTCGGAAGACTTCGATTTTATCGCCCGCCACCGCGGCATGTTTTCGCTGCTCGGGCTCGATAATGCCACTGTCGAGCATGTAAAAGCGGCCCGGGGTGTCTATATGATAGGGGACAGCCGCATCAATGTCGCGGGCATTCCCGAGGACCGCGTTGACGATCTCGCCCATGCCCTGCTTGCGGGAACGAAATAA
- the fsa gene encoding fructose-6-phosphate aldolase, which yields MKFFVDTADINDIRELHEAGLVDGVTTNPSLIAKSGRDFKEVIKEIAAITPGPVSAEVASLEYEGMVAEGEHLAKIAQNIVVKLPLTLNGLKATKHFAEKGIKTNVTLCFSANQALLAAKAGATYISPFLGRLDDLNLDGVELIENIRTIYDNYQFDTQILAASIRTPNHVTQVALIGADVATIPPAVIRKLADHPLTKSGIDSFLKDWAGTGQSIL from the coding sequence ATGAAGTTTTTCGTCGACACCGCGGACATCAATGACATCCGTGAACTGCATGAAGCCGGCCTGGTTGACGGCGTGACCACCAACCCCTCGCTGATTGCCAAGTCCGGTCGCGACTTCAAGGAAGTGATCAAGGAAATCGCGGCGATCACCCCCGGCCCGGTTTCAGCTGAAGTCGCCTCGCTCGAATATGAAGGCATGGTTGCCGAAGGCGAGCACCTTGCCAAGATCGCGCAGAACATCGTGGTCAAGCTGCCGCTGACGCTCAATGGCCTCAAGGCCACCAAGCACTTCGCGGAAAAGGGCATCAAGACCAATGTGACCCTGTGCTTTTCGGCCAACCAGGCCCTGCTCGCAGCCAAGGCCGGCGCGACCTATATCTCGCCCTTCCTCGGGCGCCTCGATGACCTCAATCTCGATGGCGTCGAGCTGATCGAGAATATCCGCACGATCTACGACAACTACCAGTTCGACACCCAGATCCTGGCCGCTTCGATCCGTACGCCCAATCACGTGACCCAGGTCGCGCTGATCGGTGCTGACGTCGCGACGATCCCGCCTGCCGTGATCCGCAAGCTGGCCGATCACCCGCTGACCAAGTCGGGCATCGACAGCTTCCTTAAGGATTGGGCCGGCACCGGCCAGTCGATCCTCTAA
- a CDS encoding M20 aminoacylase family protein, whose product MPVINRIAEFHDEIAGWRQDLHRNPEILFEVHRTAGKVEELLRAFGCDEVVTGLGRTGVVGIINGKSNTSGRTLGLRADMDALPIAERTGKPYASAVPGSMHACGHDGHTAMLLGAAKYLAETRNFDGRVALIFQPAEEGGAGGREMVEDGVLERFGINEVYGMHNWPGIPAGHFGIRVGGIMAATDRFVIDIEGRGGHAARPQSTVDPVIIAAQLITALQTVVSRNVDPLGSAVLSVTVLEAGDADNVIPRTARLKGTVRTLDAGVQDFIEARLQQFVPQFAASFGGSAEVNYMRGYPVTVNSPAETAFAAGIAEEVSGAERVDKDVPPSMGGEDFSFMLEQRPGAYIFLGNGDSSELHTDTYDFNDAIIPVGTSYWVKLAERALPIR is encoded by the coding sequence ATGCCCGTAATCAATCGCATTGCCGAGTTTCACGACGAGATCGCTGGCTGGCGTCAGGACCTGCATCGCAATCCCGAGATCCTGTTTGAGGTGCATCGCACGGCGGGCAAGGTCGAGGAACTCCTGCGCGCTTTTGGATGCGACGAGGTCGTGACCGGGCTGGGGCGGACCGGCGTTGTCGGCATCATCAATGGCAAGAGCAATACAAGCGGGCGCACCCTGGGCCTGCGCGCGGATATGGATGCCCTGCCGATCGCCGAACGCACGGGCAAGCCTTACGCCAGTGCGGTGCCGGGCAGCATGCATGCCTGCGGCCATGATGGTCACACAGCCATGCTGCTGGGCGCAGCCAAGTATCTCGCCGAAACCCGCAACTTCGATGGGCGAGTCGCCCTCATCTTCCAGCCGGCCGAAGAAGGCGGCGCCGGCGGGCGCGAAATGGTCGAGGACGGCGTTCTCGAGCGCTTCGGCATCAACGAAGTTTACGGCATGCACAACTGGCCGGGCATCCCGGCTGGCCATTTCGGCATTCGCGTAGGCGGCATCATGGCGGCGACGGATCGGTTCGTGATCGATATCGAGGGCCGGGGCGGCCATGCCGCGCGCCCGCAATCCACGGTCGATCCCGTGATCATCGCCGCCCAACTCATCACCGCGTTGCAGACCGTAGTGTCGCGCAATGTGGACCCGCTCGGTAGTGCTGTGTTGTCGGTCACGGTGCTGGAAGCCGGTGACGCCGACAATGTCATCCCGCGTACCGCACGCCTTAAAGGCACCGTGCGCACGCTCGATGCCGGGGTGCAGGACTTCATCGAAGCCCGTCTGCAGCAGTTCGTGCCCCAATTTGCCGCAAGCTTTGGCGGGTCGGCCGAGGTCAACTATATGCGCGGCTATCCGGTAACGGTGAACAGCCCCGCCGAAACCGCCTTCGCCGCCGGCATTGCCGAGGAGGTTTCCGGCGCCGAGCGCGTCGACAAGGACGTGCCCCCCTCCATGGGCGGGGAAGACTTCTCATTCATGCTCGAGCAGCGGCCCGGCGCCTATATCTTTCTTGGCAATGGCGACAGTTCCGAGTTGCACACGGACACGTACGATTTCAACGATGCCATCATTCCGGTGGGGACAAGTTATTGGGTAAAGCTGGCGGAACGAGCCCTGCCGATCCGCTAG
- a CDS encoding ABC transporter permease — translation MIERLFANRSFRLGAAGTLLFALLALVSIWWTPYSIAEINIGRRFLGPTAAHWLGTDQLGRDMVSLVMAGTLTSFVVAAMAVLIGAGIGVPLGLAAAAWGGPVEWLVLRLSDVVFAFPAVITAILITALFGPGAINATIAIGIFNIPVFARVARGGALSFATLDFVAAGRLAGLGNAAIAWRHLLPNILSLLIVQGTIQLSLGILAEAGLSYVGLGTQPPATSLGLMLRDAQSLFLIHPWLTLVPGLSIVLIVVCINVAGDGLRDVLDPRLRRQGAAHALA, via the coding sequence ATGATCGAACGCCTTTTTGCCAACCGGAGCTTTCGCCTCGGCGCAGCCGGCACGCTGCTGTTTGCGCTGCTAGCCCTCGTTTCGATCTGGTGGACGCCCTATTCCATCGCGGAGATCAATATCGGCCGCCGGTTTCTTGGTCCCACGGCCGCCCACTGGCTCGGCACCGACCAGTTGGGCCGGGACATGGTTTCGCTCGTCATGGCAGGAACGCTCACTAGCTTTGTCGTGGCGGCGATGGCCGTGTTGATCGGCGCCGGCATCGGCGTGCCCTTAGGCCTTGCTGCCGCCGCATGGGGTGGTCCGGTAGAATGGCTGGTGCTGCGTCTCAGCGATGTGGTGTTTGCCTTTCCTGCCGTGATCACTGCAATTCTGATCACCGCTCTGTTTGGCCCGGGCGCCATCAATGCCACCATTGCCATTGGCATCTTCAACATCCCGGTGTTTGCCCGCGTCGCCCGTGGCGGAGCCCTGAGCTTTGCCACGTTGGATTTCGTCGCCGCTGGCCGCCTCGCTGGCCTTGGCAACGCGGCCATCGCTTGGCGACACTTGCTGCCCAACATTCTCAGCCTCTTGATCGTTCAGGGCACGATCCAGCTATCATTGGGCATCCTGGCGGAAGCAGGCCTGTCCTATGTCGGGCTCGGCACCCAGCCCCCGGCCACCAGCCTTGGCTTGATGCTGCGTGATGCCCAGAGCCTCTTCCTAATTCATCCCTGGCTGACGCTGGTGCCGGGGCTCTCCATTGTGTTGATCGTTGTGTGCATCAATGTCGCCGGCGATGGCCTCCGCGACGTGCTTGATCCGCGCCTGCGCCGCCAGGGAGCTGCGCATGCCCTTGCTTGA
- a CDS encoding Mrp/NBP35 family ATP-binding protein — MADTELAAAVKAALDAVEIPGGDTLAGYAGLSEIIVTPSAVAFAIAVQPGMEAAFGPVREAAQRAAQAVAPTRKIMVSLTSDKAPATGQAAAQGRPGPAPKQAVPGVKRIIAVGSGKGGVGKSTTAVNLALALQADGLRVGILDADLYGPSIPKLLHLEGKPAVREDGIFSPHDAFGLKAMSIGSMLNPGQAVVWRGPMATSALRQLLRETDWGELDILVVDLPPGTGDIHISLFQQAEVDGVVIVSTPQDLALIDARKAIDMLRRLSVPLLGLVENMSYFIAPDTGNRYDIFGSGGAQKAATELDMPFLGAVPLVMSIREASDRGAPPVVADPNGPEAEAFRAIARRILAATPSLRH, encoded by the coding sequence ATGGCCGATACCGAACTTGCTGCTGCGGTGAAAGCCGCCTTGGACGCCGTCGAGATCCCCGGCGGCGACACGCTGGCGGGTTATGCCGGCCTCTCGGAAATCATCGTGACGCCCAGCGCCGTGGCCTTTGCCATTGCGGTGCAGCCGGGCATGGAAGCGGCCTTCGGGCCGGTGCGCGAGGCGGCGCAGCGCGCCGCCCAAGCGGTGGCGCCGACGCGCAAGATCATGGTTTCGCTGACCTCGGACAAGGCGCCAGCCACCGGGCAGGCCGCGGCACAGGGCCGGCCGGGTCCTGCACCAAAGCAGGCTGTGCCTGGCGTCAAGCGCATCATTGCCGTTGGTTCGGGCAAGGGCGGGGTGGGCAAATCGACCACGGCGGTCAACCTGGCGCTGGCATTGCAGGCGGACGGGCTGCGTGTCGGCATCCTCGATGCCGATCTTTATGGCCCATCCATTCCCAAGCTCCTGCATCTGGAGGGCAAGCCGGCGGTGCGAGAGGACGGAATTTTCTCGCCGCATGATGCCTTCGGGCTCAAGGCCATGTCGATCGGCTCCATGCTCAATCCGGGGCAGGCGGTGGTCTGGCGCGGGCCGATGGCCACCTCGGCCTTGCGGCAATTGCTCCGCGAAACGGACTGGGGCGAGCTCGATATCCTCGTGGTCGACTTGCCGCCCGGGACGGGCGACATCCACATCTCGCTGTTCCAGCAGGCGGAAGTGGATGGCGTAGTGATCGTTTCGACGCCCCAGGACCTGGCGCTGATCGACGCGCGCAAGGCCATCGACATGCTGCGGCGGCTTAGTGTGCCGTTGCTGGGGCTGGTCGAGAATATGAGCTATTTCATCGCCCCCGATACCGGCAACCGCTACGATATTTTTGGGTCGGGTGGCGCCCAAAAGGCGGCAACTGAACTCGACATGCCGTTCCTGGGGGCGGTGCCGCTGGTGATGTCGATCCGCGAGGCGTCGGATCGGGGTGCGCCGCCGGTGGTGGCTGATCCCAATGGTCCAGAGGCCGAAGCCTTCCGCGCCATTGCGCGCAGGATTCTTGCCGCTACGCCGTCGCTGCGCCACTAA